The stretch of DNA GCGCTGTTATTTTTTTTACAACTTTCTTTGCTTTTCCAGTGGCTTTCGCAACTACCACAGCTTTGACTTTTTTAACTGTCTTATTGATAAAAACTGTTTGATTTTTTGGGCCAGGAAGACAACCTTTAATTAAAACCAGGTTTTTTTCTGGATCTACAGAAACAATTTTTAAACGCTGTACGGTTGTTTCGTCGCAACCAAAATGACCTGGCCTGCGTGAACCCTTAAGAACTCTTTGAGGGCCTTGAGAACCACTGCTGCCTGGGGCACGCAAACGGTCTGACTGTCCGTGTGTTGATGGCCCGCCACGGAAGTTGTATCTTTTTACTACACCAGAGAAACCATGTCCTCTGCTTACGGCGGAAACATCAACCGTATCACCAGGGGCAAAGACATCTGCTTTTATCTCTTGGCCAATGGTAAAGCCGGAAATATCTTTAAGACGGTACTCTTTTAAGATTTTTTTAAGTGGAAGATTTTTCTTTGCGAAAAAACCTTTCATGGGTCTGTTGGCTGATTTTTCTTTTAACTCACCAAAACCCAACTGCACTGCTGTGTAACCGTCGCGCTCTTTTGTTTTAATTTCGGTTACAACACAAGGACCAGCCGAGACAACCGTAACCGGTATCAAGTTTCCTGTAGTATCAAAGATTTGTGTCATTCCAACTTTAAAACCAATTAATGCTTTTAACAT from Endomicrobiales bacterium encodes:
- the rplC gene encoding 50S ribosomal protein L3, with the protein product MLKALIGFKVGMTQIFDTTGNLIPVTVVSAGPCVVTEIKTKERDGYTAVQLGFGELKEKSANRPMKGFFAKKNLPLKKILKEYRLKDISGFTIGQEIKADVFAPGDTVDVSAVSRGHGFSGVVKRYNFRGGPSTHGQSDRLRAPGSSGSQGPQRVLKGSRRPGHFGCDETTVQRLKIVSVDPEKNLVLIKGCLPGPKNQTVFINKTVKKVKAVVVAKATGKAKKVVKKITAPQKA